The proteins below are encoded in one region of Chrysemys picta bellii isolate R12L10 chromosome 4, ASM1138683v2, whole genome shotgun sequence:
- the C4H14orf39 gene encoding protein SIX6OS1, translated as MYQDHMNQYKEILKQHKAKYSENALAQEYYMKKKEIEEIRNRVLKHSEQFKWKEANLLDILEPAPFRSLSDWALQIAYLRQKTQDVLKHAAVFTQKSFELEKEANEVEMKINYFKQHFERSTEDQNHSKIIEGKSKKNLEKRKAFKESLISAGLQLTENHCQGQPEFILDLWMFEEIGNLQLLNGKHQQYKPLHLPCIPQKLVQSVQTFRLSSQRTETGEEERDNSMDHSGIASISLSQVKSETQKCNETAGTNNPKIAKVPSIASLQNQMQFRLLVPQEQTTCKQWFENEATVIGNKDAECADKGAASKSKDSTYISQNVHTECFIKSSEDNPEAAEGSTEHFLKTPEMPLFIRTSESNGKEAQFPKTPPFELNHNLGCEGPAPKSPAFSFLMPCAQKSPGFNLFDSSVFGAENSSDQTDESYSAGNVNPISPHKDIGSLFGKSENEDAFTFSFPSESSSHEYGDGKDDFSFPFAFGQDQRSSHSSSLKGFHSSSQNTKPFTLF; from the exons ATGTATCAGGATCACATGAACCAGTATAAAGAGATTTTGAAACAACACAAAGCAAAATATTCAGAAAATGCTCTTGCTCAGGAATATTAtatgaaaaaaaaagagattgaAGAAATCCGGAATAGAGTTCTGAAACATTCTGAACAATTTAAATGGAAGGAAGCTAACCTTTTGGATATTTTAG AGCCTGCTCCTTTCAGGTCACTTTCTGATTGGGCGTTACAGAT TGCTTATCTGAGGCAAAAAACACAAGACGTCCTCAAGCATGCTGCAGTTTTTACCCAGAAATCTTTTGAACTAGAGAAAGAAGCAAATGAAGTAGAAATGAAAATTAATTATTTCAAACAG CACTTTGAAAGGAGTACAGAAGATCAAAATCATTCTAAAATTATTGaaggaaaaagtaaaaaaaatttagAGAAAAGGAAGGCGTTTAAAGAAAG TTTAATTTCAGCTGGTTTACAACTGACTGAAAATCATTGTCAGGGCCAGCCTGAGTTTATATTGGACCTTTG GATGTTTGAAGAGATTGGAAATCTACAGTTATTAAATGGGAAACATCAACAGTATAAACCATTACATCTGCCTTGCATTCCTCAGAAATTAGTCCAATCTGTACAGACTTTTAGACTGTCTTCGCAAAGGACAGAAACAG GTGAAGAAGAAAGAGACAATTCCATGGACCACTCAGGTATTGCTAGTATTTCCTTGAGCCAAGTGAAGAGTGAAACACAG AAATGTAATGAGACTGCAGGGACTAACAATCCCAAAATTGCCAAAGTTCCATCCATAGCAAGCTTGCAAAACCAAATGCAGTTCAG ATTGCTAGTTCCTCAGGAGCAAACAACTTGCAAGCAATGGTTTGAAAATGAAGCTACAGTAATAG GAAACAAAGATGCTGAATGTGCAGATAAGGGAGCAGCAAGTAAGTCAAAGGATTCTACATATATATCTCAA AATGTACACACAGAGTGTTTTATTAAGTCAAGTGAGGATAATCCTGAAGCAGCAGAAGGAAGTACTGAACATTTTCTGAAAACCCCTGAGATGCCTTTAtttataagaacatcagaatctAATGGGAAGGAAGCCCAGTTCCCTAAAACTCCTCCATTTGAATT GAATCATAATTTAGGTTGTGAAGGACCAGCACCAAAATCACCTGCCTTTTCTTTTCTTATGCCCTGTGCCCAGAAGTCACCTGGCTTTAATTTATTTGACTCATCTGTATTCGGAGCAGAAAATTCATCAGACCAG ACTGATGAAAGTTATTCTGCAGGAAACGTAAACCCTATTTCCCCACACAAAGATATTG GAAGCTTATTTGGGAAATCGGAAAATGAAGATGCGTTTACATTTTCCTTTCCGTCAGAGTCGTCTTCTCATGAATATGGGGATGGAAAAGATGACTTCAGCTTTCCATTTGCATTTGGACAGGATCAGAGATCATCACATTCTTCCTCTCTGAAAGGTTTTCACTCTTCATCACAAAATACAAAGCCATTTACActcttttaa